In Bacillus cereus ATCC 14579, a single window of DNA contains:
- a CDS encoding response regulator produces the protein MLKVAIAEDDFRVAQIQEEFLSKIKDVTVIGKALNAKETIELLQKEEIDLLLLDNYLPDGIGTDLLPQIHADFPNVDVIMVTAANENYMLEKAIRNGVSNYLIKPVTLEKFVRTIEDYKRKKQLLHSNNEVNQALIDNFFGTSQTQDIKNLPTGVDPLTLQKVKGIIKGFEEGITIEEMGEQMGASRTTARRYLEYLVATNECTVEYKYGIIGRPERKYRIGRGL, from the coding sequence ATGTTGAAGGTTGCAATTGCAGAAGATGATTTCCGCGTCGCGCAAATTCAAGAGGAGTTTTTATCGAAAATAAAGGACGTAACAGTGATTGGAAAAGCATTGAACGCGAAAGAGACGATAGAACTACTACAAAAGGAAGAAATCGACTTGCTTCTATTAGATAACTATTTACCAGATGGAATCGGAACAGACTTATTGCCACAAATTCATGCTGACTTTCCAAACGTCGACGTCATTATGGTAACAGCGGCGAATGAAAACTATATGTTAGAAAAAGCAATTCGAAATGGCGTAAGCAACTACCTTATAAAACCAGTCACGTTAGAAAAATTTGTTCGCACAATTGAAGACTATAAAAGAAAGAAGCAACTATTACATAGTAACAATGAGGTAAATCAAGCACTCATCGATAACTTCTTCGGGACTTCGCAAACACAAGACATAAAAAACTTACCGACAGGTGTTGATCCGTTAACACTGCAAAAAGTGAAAGGAATTATAAAAGGATTCGAAGAGGGCATTACAATAGAAGAAATGGGAGAACAAATGGGGGCCTCCAGAACAACCGCAAGAAGATACTTAGAATATTTAGTAGCGACAAACGAATGTACAGTAGAGTACAAATACGGCATTATCGGACGACCAGAACGAAAATACCGAATAGGACGAGGACTATGA
- a CDS encoding AAA family ATPase, whose translation MDYLYFSATLFNKYYKLLGTNDEGKLNLERTSSLAYFLALDQMQKDEEEPNAVINMYKDSLSRKNFMEKVGEIFVIAKNGSFEYQANILGCINKVEGGGNSMSSKTGKNFLSTQVISASSSPNPVGYPKRPAASFILELGFEIEGHKHGIKKSDSWKNNLMKFIEFRKCGTDTFPLIVFLLRDKQLNNNLDFNNAIREGLGSAYTQAVVDYLIVNAQVPSLVWDDLQNFATAPFTIDELDTELFMQDQPETNNLQPTVQVKEFKEIEIPNDISRNRIVYGAPGTGKSYKLNKDAKEFFPDDDLYIRVTLYPNYSYSQFVGTYKPTPIYKDVEGEFYKSDMVTSIGHGKEPLIDYTFVPGPFLIQLVNALKYPKSNFVIIIEEINRANAAAVFGDVFQLLDRKDDGESEYTITFNADVTNYLRKEGIFDLQIKIPKNLYIWATMNSADQGVTPLDTAFKRRWSFEYMPIDAGEGAVSSLEMELKFLENPILWNKFRKILNQKLKELMVPEDKLIGPFFMKSYELSNPESFKNKLLLYLRDDVLRHNATKFFKHQTFSDIVTAYDQGGNIFRTISKEELVRSE comes from the coding sequence GTGGATTATTTGTATTTTTCAGCAACTTTATTTAATAAATATTATAAACTTCTTGGAACAAATGATGAAGGTAAATTAAATCTTGAAAGAACATCTTCTTTAGCATATTTTTTAGCATTAGATCAAATGCAAAAAGATGAGGAAGAACCCAATGCAGTTATTAATATGTATAAAGATTCTCTTTCAAGAAAAAATTTCATGGAAAAAGTAGGAGAAATTTTTGTCATTGCTAAAAATGGAAGTTTTGAATATCAAGCAAATATCTTAGGGTGTATCAACAAGGTGGAAGGTGGAGGCAATTCTATGTCTTCTAAGACTGGTAAAAACTTTCTTTCTACACAGGTAATATCAGCTTCTTCTAGCCCTAATCCAGTCGGGTATCCTAAACGACCAGCAGCGAGCTTTATTCTCGAATTAGGATTTGAAATTGAAGGGCATAAACATGGTATTAAAAAATCTGATAGTTGGAAAAATAACTTGATGAAATTTATCGAATTTAGGAAATGTGGAACTGATACGTTTCCCTTAATTGTCTTTCTTTTAAGGGATAAGCAGTTGAATAATAACTTGGATTTTAATAATGCTATAAGAGAAGGGTTAGGAAGTGCATATACACAAGCTGTAGTAGATTACCTCATAGTAAATGCTCAGGTTCCAAGTTTAGTATGGGATGATTTACAAAACTTTGCTACTGCCCCGTTTACGATAGATGAATTAGATACAGAATTATTCATGCAAGATCAACCAGAAACAAATAACTTGCAACCAACTGTTCAAGTCAAAGAGTTTAAAGAAATAGAAATTCCAAATGATATCTCAAGAAATAGAATAGTTTATGGAGCGCCTGGAACGGGAAAAAGTTATAAACTTAATAAGGACGCTAAAGAATTTTTCCCGGATGATGATTTATACATAAGGGTTACTTTATATCCTAATTACAGTTATAGTCAATTTGTTGGTACATATAAGCCTACTCCAATATATAAAGATGTTGAAGGAGAATTTTATAAATCTGATATGGTAACATCAATAGGACATGGTAAAGAACCCTTAATTGATTACACATTTGTACCTGGACCATTCCTTATTCAATTGGTTAATGCTTTAAAATACCCCAAATCAAATTTTGTCATAATTATTGAAGAAATAAATAGAGCAAATGCTGCTGCTGTATTTGGTGATGTGTTTCAACTTTTAGACCGCAAGGATGACGGAGAGAGCGAATACACTATTACTTTTAATGCAGATGTGACAAATTATTTGCGAAAAGAAGGTATTTTTGATTTGCAGATAAAAATACCAAAAAATTTATATATTTGGGCTACTATGAACAGTGCTGATCAGGGAGTAACCCCTTTAGATACCGCCTTTAAGAGAAGATGGTCATTTGAGTACATGCCTATTGATGCAGGGGAAGGAGCAGTTTCGAGCCTTGAAATGGAATTGAAATTTTTAGAGAATCCGATACTATGGAATAAATTCCGGAAAATTTTAAACCAAAAATTAAAAGAACTTATGGTTCCTGAAGATAAACTAATCGGGCCGTTTTTCATGAAATCATACGAATTAAGTAATCCAGAGAGTTTTAAAAACAAACTTCTTCTTTACTTAAGAGATGATGTTCTTAGGCATAATGCGACAAAATTCTTTAAGCATCAAACTTTCTCGGATATCGTCACTGCTTACGATCAAGGTGGTAATATCTTCAGAACTATTTCAAAGGAAGAGTTAGTAAGAAGTGAATAA
- a CDS encoding tripartite tricarboxylate transporter substrate binding protein — MKKRLLLCIWIMTGVLVGCSVEKTNTNKVNIDKVEIVAPNVQGAGWDLTARAMQKTLTEEKIFTKPITVTNKVGGSGDVGWKYTKQKGGHVLAINSSLLITNNLLGHSKLTYKDFTPLATLASDWEVVVVSKDSNIENANQLMEQLKQNKKNFKIGVAPGLGNDDHLSFVQVSKAFGINPAELQFFVYENKEKIISALTNKQINAATMTLSEAEKQYKAGKIKILAVSAPKRIDRLPQIPTWKEQGIDVIFQHWKGIMGPKDMTEEEVAYWDDVIKRMVESDSWKGILRERGWESFYKGSGESSGWYGGMIKTEKVDEEGSYRMRFLGLFIGNLIYS, encoded by the coding sequence ATGAAAAAACGATTATTACTATGTATATGGATCATGACAGGAGTACTAGTTGGTTGTTCCGTAGAAAAAACGAACACAAATAAAGTAAACATAGACAAAGTAGAAATCGTTGCGCCAAACGTTCAAGGAGCAGGATGGGACTTAACGGCACGAGCGATGCAAAAAACACTAACGGAAGAAAAAATCTTCACAAAACCAATCACTGTCACAAACAAAGTAGGTGGCAGCGGTGATGTCGGATGGAAATATACGAAACAAAAAGGTGGTCACGTACTGGCGATTAACTCAAGCTTACTCATAACGAACAACCTACTAGGCCACAGTAAACTAACATATAAAGACTTCACGCCGCTCGCGACACTTGCATCAGACTGGGAAGTCGTTGTCGTATCAAAAGACTCGAACATAGAAAACGCAAACCAACTAATGGAACAACTAAAACAAAACAAGAAAAACTTCAAAATCGGCGTTGCCCCAGGCCTAGGAAACGACGATCACCTATCCTTCGTACAAGTAAGCAAAGCATTCGGCATAAACCCTGCCGAGCTACAATTCTTCGTCTACGAAAACAAAGAAAAAATCATAAGTGCTCTAACGAACAAACAAATAAACGCCGCAACCATGACCCTATCCGAAGCCGAAAAACAATACAAAGCTGGCAAAATAAAAATACTAGCCGTATCCGCACCAAAACGGATAGACCGACTACCACAAATCCCAACATGGAAAGAACAAGGAATCGACGTCATATTCCAGCACTGGAAAGGAATTATGGGCCCAAAAGATATGACGGAGGAAGAGGTTGCTTATTGGGATGATGTGATTAAGCGGATGGTGGAGAGTGATAGTTGGAAGGGGATTTTGAGGGAGCGGGGTTGGGAGAGTTTTTATAAGGGGAGTGGGGAGAGTAGTGGGTGGTATGGGGGAATGATTAAAACTGAAAAAGTGGACGAAGAAGGGAGTTATCGGATGAGATTTTTGGGCCTTTTTATAGGAAACTTAATATATAGTTAG